The sequence AATCGCAGCCGGGCCTGATCGCCGCCATCGCCGCGCTCGGCGCGCGCAAGCTCGGCCGGCCGGTCAAGCTGAGGCTCGACCGCGACGACGACATGGAGATCACCGGCAAGCGCCACGATTTCCGCATCGACTACGAAGTCGGCTTCGACGACGCCGGCCGCATCCTCGGCATCGAGTTCATGCAGGCCACCCGCGCCGGCTTCTCGGCCGACCTGACCGGCGCCATCGCCGACCGCGCGATGTTCCATGCCGACAACGCCTACTACCTCGAGCACGTCGGCATCACTTCGCACCGCTGCAAGACGCACACCGTCTCCAACACCGCCTACCGCGGCTTCGGCGGCCCGCAGGGCATGTTCGGCATCGAGCAGGTGATCGACGAGATCGCCCGCACGCTGGGCCGCGACCCGCTCGAGGTGCGCCGCGTCAACTTCTACGGCAAGACCGAGCGCAACGTCACCCACTACCGGCAGACCATCGTCGACAACGTGGTGCACGAGCTGGTCGAAGAGCTGGCCGCCAGCGCCGACTACGCCGCGCGGCGCGAGGCGATCCGCGCCTGGAACGCGCAGAGCCCGGTGATCAAGCGCGGCATCGCGCTGACGCCGGTGAAGTTCGGCATCTCCTTCACCGCCACCCACCTGAACCAGGCCGGCGCGCTCTTGCACCTGTATACCGACGGCACCGCGCTGCTGAACCACGGCGGCACCGAGATGGGCCAGGGCCTGTTCACCAAGGTGGCGCAGGTGGTGGCCGAAGAGCTGCAGATCGACATCGGCTGCATCCGCGTCACCGCCTCCGACACCAGCAAGGTGCCGAACGCCTCGGCCACCGCCGCCTCGTCGGGCGCCGACCTCAACGGCAAGGCGGCGCAGGACGCCGCGCGCAAGATCAAGGCGCGGCTGACCGAATTCGCCGCCCGCCACTACGGCGTGAGCGAGAACGAGGTGCGCTTCGAGCGCAACCAGGTGCGCGTGGTCGACACCGTGGTGCCCTTCGCCGAACTCGTGCGGCTGGCCTGGTTCGCCCGCGTCTCGCTGTCGGCCACCGGCTTCTATGCCACGCCCAAGATCGGCTACCAGCGCAAGAGCTGGTCGGGCAACCCGTTCTACTACTTCGCCTACGGCGCCAGCGTGCAGGAGGTGGCGGTCGACACCCTGACCGGCGAGAGCAAGCTGTTGCGCACCGACATCCTGCACGACGTCGGCCGCTCGCTGAACCCGGCCATCGACATCGGCCAGATCGAGGGCGGCTTCATCCAGGGCATGGGCTGGCTGACCATGGAAGAGCTGTGGTGGAACCAGAACGGCCGGCTGATGACCCATGCGCCGTCGACCTACAAGATCCCGACCGCGCGCGACATCCCGGCCGACTTCCGGGTGAAGCTGTGGGAGCGCGGCGAGAACGCCGAGGATTCGATCTTCCGCTCCAAGGCGGTCGGCGAGCCGCCGTTCATGCACGCGATCGCGGTCTGGCAGGCGATCAAGGACGCGGTCGCCGCGGTCGACGGCTACCGCACCTCGCCCAGCCTCAACGCGCCGGCCACCGCCGAGGAAGTGCTGCGCGCGGTCGACGAGATCAAGCGCCAGGCCGCGGCGCGCTGAGCATCCGGGAGACATCGCCATGACCGCGCCCATCGCCCAGCTCGAATCGCTCGTCCGCCATGCCCGCCCGGCGGTGCTGGTCACCGTCGCCGCGGTGCGCGGCTCGGCGCCGCGCGAAGCGGGCGCGGCGATGCTGGTCGAGGCCGGCGGCTGCCACGGCACCATCGGCGGCGGCCATCTCGAGTACAAGGCGATCGACCATGCACGCGCCATGCTGGCCGGCGGCGCGGCCGGCTCCTGCCTGGTGCGCTTCCCGCTCGGCGCCAGCCTGGGCCAGTGCTGCGGCGGGGTGGTGAAGCTGCTGTTCGAACCGATCGACGCCGCCTGCGCCGGCTGGATCGCGGCCGCCGCCGGAATGCAGCGCGAGGGCCGGGCCTGGTTGCGCGCCCACCGCATCGGCGATGCGCCGGCCGCCTCGGTCGTGCTCGGCGCCGACGAAGCCGGCGAAGCGCTGCCGGTCGCCGTGCGGACCGCCGCCCGGGCGCTGCTCGGCGCGGATCGCGGCGAGGCCGGGCGCGACGAAGCGGGGCGCGGCGAAGCCGCGTTGCTGACGCTCGGTGCGGACCAGGGCGACTGGCTGCTGGCGCCGTCCTTCCCGGCCGGGCTGCACGTCGCGCTGTTCGGCGCCGGCCACGTCGGCCGCGCCATCGTCGAACTGCTCGGCCGGCTGCCGTGCCGGGTCAGCTGGATCGACGGCCGCGAAGAGGAATTCCTGCCGGTCCCGCCCGCCAATACCCGCACCGTGGTCGCCGAGGCGCCCGAGGACTGGGTGGCGGACATGCCGGCCGATACCGTCTACCTGGTCCTCACCCACGACCACTCGCTCGACTTCACCCTGGCCGAGCGCATTCTCAAACGCGGCGACTTCCGCTTCTTCGGCCTGATCGGCTCGCAGAGCAAGCGCCGCTCCTTCGAGCAGAGGCTGCGCCACCGCGGCTTCGACGAAGGCCAGCTCGCCCGCATGCACTGCCCGATCGGCGTGCCCGGCGTCGCCGGCAAGGAACCCGAAGTGATCGCCGTCGCGGTCGCCGCCCAGCTGATGCAGCTGCGCGCACAAAGCGCGGTCGCCGGGCTGCAACGACGACGGCCGTCGCAAGAGGCACCGCCCGGCTGAGCCGAAGCGGCCATCGCCGCCCTCCCCCGCCAGCGCTCCATCCGCCCGCCGATCCGGCGCGGCGCAGGGCCGCGCTGCGTCCGGCGGGCATGACGAGCAGCAGCAGGGATACGCGCAGCACATACAAGCAGGCCGGCCAACCGGCCCAACGAGGAGAGCGGCGAATGGATCGGTAACGCGGGCTTCGGCCCGGCGGCACCGTTGGCCGAAGTCCGGTAGGTCGGGCTTTATGCCCGACGGCGCCGCCGGCCAGGGACGCTGTCGGGCATAAAGCCCGACCTACCAGACCCTTTCGACGCTTCTGCAACCAGGCCGCCCCGGCGGCCCACGAGAGACGACGTCATGCAGACCATCGCAACTCCACCCGCCCCGCCGCGCCTGGCGCTCAAGGGCATCCGCAAGGTCTACCCGGCCGTGGTCGCCAACGACGGCATCGACCTCACGGTCGCGCCCGGCGAGATCCACGCCGTGCTGGGCGAGAACGGCGCCGGCAAGTCGACGCTGATGAAGATCATCTACGGCGTCACCAAGCCGACCGAGGGCCAGATCCTGTGGGAAGGCAAGCCGGTGACGGTGGACAGCCCGGCCCACGCGCGCCAGCTCGGCATCGGCATGGTGTTCCAGCACTTCTCGCTGTTCGAGACGCTGAGCGTGGTCGAGAACGTGGCGCTGGCCATGCCGGGCTCGCCCGACCTCGACGACCTCGCCCGCCGCATCGAGGCGGTGTCGACCCGCTACGGCCTGCCGGTCGATCCGCGCCGGCTGGTGCATGCGCTGTCGGTCGGCGAGCGCCAGCGCGTCGAGATCATCCGTTGCCTGCTGCAGAACCCGCGCCTGCTGATCATGGACGAGCCGACCTCGGTGCTGACGCCGCAGGCGGTGCGCAAGCTGTTCGAAACGCTGCGCCAGCTGGCCGCCGAGGGCTGCTCGATCCTCTACATCAGCCACAAGCTCGACGAGATCCAGGAGCTGTGCCACAGCGCCACCGTGCTGCGCGCCGGCAAGGTGACCGGCGCCTGCCGGCCGGCCGAAGAGACGCCGGCCTCGATGGCGCGGCTGATGATCGGCAAGGACCTGCCGGCCTGCCAGCACGGCGCACCGAGCGCCGGCGGCGAGGTGCGGCTCAGGCTGGCCGGCCTCGAGCAGGCCAGCGACGACCCGTTCGGCATCAGCCTCAAGGGCATCGACCTCGAGGTGAAGAGCGGCGAGATCGTCGGCATCGCCGGCGTGTCGGGCAACGGCCAGCAGGAACTGCTGTGCGCGATCTCGGGCGAGCAGACCCTCCGCGAGCGCAAGCAGGTCGAAATCTGCGGCACCGCCGCCGGCCGCATGAGCCCGGGCCGCCGCCGCAAGCTCGGCTTCTGCTTCGTACCGGAGGAGCGGCTGGGCCGCGGCGCGGTGCCGCGCATGTCGCTGGCCGACAACGCGCTCTTGACCGCCCACCGCCAGGGCTTCCTGTGGCGCGGGCTGATCCGCTTCAAGGCGGTGCGCGCCTTCGCCGAGCAGTGCATCCGCGATTACAACGTCAAGTGCGGCGGCCCCGCGGCCGAAGCACGCTCGCTGTCGGGCGGCAACCTGCAGAAATTCATCGTCGGCCGCGAAATCATGCAGGGGCCCAAGCTCCTGGTGGTCGCCCAGCCGACCTGGGGCGTCGACGTCGGCGCCGCCGCCTTCATCCGCCAGTCGCTGATCGACCTGCGCAACGCCGGCGCCGCCATCCTGGTGATCTCGGAGGAGCTCGACGAGCTGTTCGAGATCTGCGACCGGCTGGCGGTGATCGCCAACGGCCGGCTGTCGCCGAGCAAGCCCACCGCCCAGACCAATGTCGAGGAGATCGGCATCTGGATGAGCGGCATCTGGGACGCCACGCCGTCCACCGCCCAACCCACCGGAGTCCTCGCCCATGCTGCTTAAGCTCGAAAGCCGCGCGGAACCCTCGCGCGCGATGCGCTACGCCTCGCCGCTCCTGGCGGTGGTCCTCACCCTGCTCGGCGGCCTCCTGGTGTTCTCGGCGCTGGGCAAGGACCCGGTCGAGGGCTTCAAGGTGTTCTTCCTCAACCCGGTGCGCGACCTCGACGGCATCGCCGAGCTGCTGCTCAAGGCCACGCCGCTGATGCTGATCTCGGTCGGCCTGGCGGTCGGCTTCCGCGCCAGCATCTGGAACATCGGCGCCGAAGGCCAGTTCCTGGTCGGCGCGCTGGCCGGCGGCGGCCTGGCGCTGGCCTTCCCCGACAGCCAGAGCCCGCTGCTGCTGCCCGCCATGCTGGTGGCCGGCGCGGCCGGCGGCGCCGCCTGGGCGGCCATCCCGGCCTTCCTGCGCACGCGCTTCAACGCCAACGAGATCCTGGTCTCGCTGATGCTGGTCTACGTCGCGCAGCTCTTGCTGTCCTGGCTGGTGCACGGGCCGTGGATGGACCCGGACGGCTTCAACTTCCCGCAGACCCGGCAGTTCCAGGACAGCGCGCTCTTGCCGGCGCTGATCGAGGGCACCCGGCTCAACGCCGCCTTCATGGTCGCGCTCGGCGCCCTCTTGGCCGGCTACGTGTTCATGAACCGCAGCTTCCTCGGCTACAAGATGCGGGTGGCCGGCGAGGCCGGCGACGCGGCGCGCTACGCCGGCTTCTCGGCCCGCGCCACGGTGTGGATCGGCCTCCTGGCCGGCGGCGCCATGGCAGGCGTGGCCGGGGTTTCGGAAGTGGCCGGGCCGGTCGGCCAGATCACCGAGTTCGTCGGTTCGGGCTACGGCTTCGCCGCCATCATCGTGGCCTTCGTCGGCCGCCTGCACCCGGTCGGCATCCTGTTCGCCAGCCTGCTGATGTCGCTGCTCTACATCGGCGGCGAGCAGGCCCAGCAATACCTCAACCTGCCCTCGTCGATCTCCAAGGTATTCCAGGGGATGCTGCTGTTCTTCCTGCTGGCCTCCGACGTGTTCATCAACTACCGCCTGCGCTGGACCGCGCGGCGCGCCGTCCGCCCGGCCGCCGTGCCGGCCGCGGCCCAGTGAGGGGAAGGCCATGGAAACCCATCTGTTCACCGCGATCCTGTTCGCCACCATCGTGGCGGCCACGCCGCTGGTCATCGTCGCCCTGGGCGAGCTGGTGACCGAGAAGGCCGGCGTGCTCAACCTCGGCGCCGAAGGGATGATGGCGGTCGGCGCCATCGCCGCCTTCGCCACCGCCCACCACAGCGGCAGCCCCTGGCTGGGCATGCTGGCCGGCATCGGCGCCGGCGTCGCGCTGTCGCTCCTGTTCGGCGTGCTCACGCTCACCTTCATGGCCAACCAGGTCGCCTCGGGCCTGGCGCTGGCGATCTTCGGCGTCGGCCTGTCGGGCTTCATCGGCAAGCCCTACGAATCGGTCGCGCTGCCGACCGTGCCGGCCCTGCCGATCCCGCTGCTGGCCGACCTCCCGCTGATCGGGCCGGCGCTGTTCCAGCAGCAGCCGCTGGTCTACCTGTCCTGGGCGCTGTTCGCGCTGGTCAGCTGGTTCCTCTACCGGAGCCGGGCCGGCCTGGTGCTGCGCGCGCTCGGCGAATCGCCGTCGTCGGCGCACGCGATCGGCTACCCGGTGATCGCCATCCGCTACCTGGCCACCGCCTTCGGCGGCGCCATGGCCGGCCTGGGCGGCGCCTTCCTGTCGGTCTGCTACACGCCGATGTGGGTCGAGGGCATGGTCGCCGGCCGCGGCTGGATCGCGCTGGCGCTGGTGGTGTTCGCCACCTGGCGGCCGCTGCGGGTGATGGTCGGCGCCTACCTGTTCGGCGGCGTGATGATCTCGCAGATGTTCGTGCAGGGCTCCGGCCTGCACATCGAGGTGCCGACCCAGCTGCTGTCGGCCCTGCCCTACCTCGCCACCGTGGCGGTGCTGGTGGTGATCTCGCGCAATCCCAAGCTGATCCGGCTCAACTCGCCGATCTCGCTGGGCCAGCCCTACCGGCCCGATGCCTGAGTCACGCCGCCATCCCGACATGACGACGCGACGACCCCGCAGGTCGGGTTTCATACCCGACGGCGACCTCGGCCAGCGGTGCTGCCGGGCATGAAGCCCGACCTACGGAACCCCGCCGCGGCAACTGAACACCCCGTGCATTCCGCGGACCGGCGCCGGTCGGTCCCGCCCCATCCCAATAAGGAGAGACGACATGCAACACGGCAAGAAAACCCTGCTCGCGATCCTCGCCGCGGGCCTCGTGTCCGCCCTGCCGGCCACGGCGGCCGAGCCGGCCAAGATCGGCTTCGTCTACGTGAGCCCGATCGGCGACGCCGGCTGGACCTATCAGCACAACCTGGGCCGGCTGCAGATGGAGAAGGCGCTGGCCGGCAAGGTCGCCACCAAGTACGTCGAGAACGTGCCCGAGGGCGCCGACGCCGAGCGCGTGGTGCGCGACCTGGCGCGCGACGGCTACAAGGTGGTGTTCGCCACCTCGTTCGGCTACATGAACCCGACGCTCAAGGTGGCAAAGCAATTCCCCGGCACGGTGTTCGAGCACGCCACCGGCTACAAGCAGGACAAGAACGTCGGCGTCTACAACGCGCGCTTCTACGAAGGCCGCTACCTCAACGGCGTGATCGCCGGCAAGATGACCAAGAGCCACATCGCCGGCTACGTCGCGGCCTTCCCGATCCCCGAGGTGCTGCAGGGCATCAACGCCTTCGCCCAGGGCATGCGCTCGGTCGATCCCAAGGCCGAACTGCGGGTGATCTGGACCAACAGCTGGTACGACCCGGGCAAGGAGCGCGAGGCGGCGATGACGCTGATCTCGCAGGGCGCCGACATGGTGACCCACCACACCGACTCGACCGCCGTGGTGCAGGCGGCGCAGGAGCGCGGCGTATACGCCTTCGGCTACCACTCGGACATGAGCAAGTACGGCCCCAAGGCCCAGCTGACCGCCACCACCCACCTGTGGGGCGACTTCTACACCCGCGTGGTCGGCGAAGTGCTGGCCGGCACCTGGAAGCCGACCAACGTCTGGGGCGGCTTCAAGGACGGCATGATCGCGCTGGCCCCGCTGAACCCGGCGGTGCCCAAGGACGTGCGCGACCTGGTCGGCAAGCTCGAGGGCGAACTCAAGGCCGGCACGCGCCACCCGTTCGCCGGCCCGGTGGTCGACCAGGACGGCAAGACCCGCGTGGCGGCCGGCCAGAGCATCAGCGACGCCGACCTGGCGCGGATGGACTACTACGTGCAGGGTGTGGCGAGCAAGCTGCCCAAGAAGTGAGGCCGTGAAAGGTGAAACGTGAAAGGTAAAACGTGGTTCGCCGCTGCGCGGCTCGAGTTCGGGCAAGCCGGGCTTCGAGTGCGGCTGCGCCGCGTTTCACCGATGCGCTTCGCCTTTTCCCGCCCGCCCGAAACGTGACCGGCGCAGCCGTACTCCAAACCGGGCGGGCTCGGCCTAGAACTCGAGCCGCGCAGCGGCGAACCACGTTTCACCTTTCACATTTCACGTTTCACATTCCGTAGGAAACACCATGGAATCCTATCTCGTCGACTGGCTCAACCTGCTCCTGCGCTGGTTGCACGTCATCGCCGCCATCGCCTGGATCGGCGAATCGATCTATTTCGTGATGCTGGACAACAGCCTGCATCCACCCAAGAACGAAGAGAAGAAGAAGCTCGGCATGTTCGGCGAGATGTGGGCCGTGCACGGCGGCGGCTTCTACAACAACCAGAAGTACCTGACCAACCCGCCCGAATTGCCGGCCGACCTGCACTGGTCGTTCTGGAAGTCCTACGTCACCTGGCTGTCGGGCTTCGCGCTGTTCACCGTCATCTACCTGGCCAATCCCTCGTTCTACCTGACCAACCCGGCCAGCGCCTGGCCCTGGGCCGCCTCGCTGTCGGGCGGCGCCGCCAACGTGGTGGCGATCGCCTTCCTCGGCGGCGGCTGGCTGGTGTACGACCAGCTGTGCCGGCGCATCAGCCCGAACATGGAACGCGACGGCCCGCTGAGCTTCGTGGTGGCGCTGATGATGATCGGCGTGGCCTATGCCGCCAGCCACGTGTTCCAGGGCCGCGCCGCCTTCCTGATCACCGGCGCGGTGATGGCCACCTGCATGTCGGCCAACGTGTTCTTCTGGATCATCCCCGGCCAGCGCCGCATGGTGGCCGACCTGCGCGCCGGCCGCGCGCCCAACCCGCTCGACGGCAAGCGCGGCAAGCAGCGCTCGGTGCACAACACCTACTTCACGCTGCCGGTGGTGTTCCTGATGATCAGCAACCACTACGCCTTCACCTTCGGCAGCGCCCATGCCTGGATCGTGATGAGCCTGTTCATCGTCGCCGGCGCGCTGATCCGGCAGTACTTCGTGCTGCGCCACAGCGGCCGCAACGTGGTGGCGCTGCCGGCCGCCGGCGTGGTCCTGCTGGCGATCAATGCCTGGGTCGCCACGCTGCCGGCGGCGCCGGTCGCGGCAACGCCCGCCGTCGCTGCGGCACCTGCCGCCGCGCCGATCGCCGCCGCTGCGGCGGCCGCGGGAACGCCGACGGCCGCAGCCGGCGGCGAGGCCGGCTTCGACCGGGTCAAGGCCGTGCTCGACGCGCGCTGCGTGTCCTGCCATGCCGCCCAGCCGACCCAGCCGGGTTTCTCGGCGCCGCCGGCCGGGGTCAAGCTCGACAACCCGCACGACATCGCCGCCGCCGCCGCCCGCATCAAGAAGGCAGTGGCCACCAACTACATGCCGCTGGGCAACATGACCAAGATGACGCCGGAAGAGCGCCAATTGATCGCCGACTGGACCGGCCAGGGGCAATGACATGAACCGATACGCCTTCCGCGCCTCGCTGCTGCACTTCCTGGGCGACCCGTTCGAGCTCGGTGCGCGCGCCATGCAGTATTTCGACGACGGCATCCTGCTGGTCGAGGACGGCCGCGTGGCCGCCATCGGCGACGCGCGCGAGCTGCTGCCGACGCTGCCGCCCGGCACCGCGCTGACCGACTACTCGGGCAAGCTGATCCTGCCCGGCTTCGTCGACACCCACATCCACTACGCCCAGACCGACATGATCGCCAGCTACGGCGAACAGCTGCTGGCCTGGCTGGAGAAGTACACCTTCCCGACCGAGCGGCGTTTCGACGACCCGGTGCATGCCGGCGAGGTGGCCGAGTTCTTCGCCGACGAACTCTTGAAGAACGGCACCACCACCGCCCACGCCTTCGCCACCGTGCATCCGGCCTCGGTTGACGCGCTGTTCGGCGCGGCTGAGCGGCGCGGCATGCGCATGCTGGCCGGCAAGGTGATGATGGACCGCAACTGCCCCGAGGACCTGCGCGACAGCGCCGAGCGCGGCTACGTCGAATCGCAGGAGCTGATCGCGCGCTGGCACAAGCGCGGCCGGCTCGGCTACTCGGTCACGCCGCGCTTCGCGCCGACCTCGACCGAGCGGCAGATGGAGCTGGCCGGCCAGCTGTTCCGCGACCACCCGGACCTGCACCTGCAGTCGCACGTGGCCGAGAACCAGGGCGAGGTGGCCTGGGTGGCCGAGCTCTACCCGGCGCGGCGCAGCTATCTCGACGTCTACGACCACTACGGCCAGCTCGGCGCGCGCAGCGTCTACGCGCACTGCATCTGGCTCGACGAGGACGACCGCCGCCGCATGGCCGAGACCGGCGCGGCGATGTCGTTCTGCCCGACCTCCAACCTGTTCCTCGGCAGCGGCCTGTTCGACCTCGACGCGGCGCAGGCGATGGGCGTGCGGGTCGGCATCGGCACCGACGTCGGCGGCGGCACCAGCTTCTCGATGCTGCGCACGCTGCACGCGGCCTACGGCGTGCTGCAGCTCAAGGGCCAGTCGCTGTCGGCCGCCCGCGCCTTCTACCTGGCCACGCTGGGCGGCGCGCGCTCGCTCTACCTCGACGACCGGATCGGCAATTTCGAGGTCGGCAAGGAGGCCGACTTCGTGGTGCTCGACCCGGCCGCGACGCCCTTGCTCGAACGCCGCATGGCGCGCGCCGACGGCATCGACGACCGGCTGTTCGCGCTGATGATGCTGGGCGACGACCGCGCGGTGGCCGCCACCCACGTGATGGGCGTGGCGAAGCATGTGCGCGACGCGCATTGAGTAAGAAAGCGCTTTACCGCGGAGGACGCCGAGGACACGGAGGCGAGCGAAAGTAAGTGGTCTTTCCTCGGCGTCCTCCGCGTCCTCTGCGGTGAAACGCAGTATCCGATCGCCGTCCCTCACCCATTCCTCGGCCGAGGCACAGATGGGTTCTCGTCGGCACCGACCGCGTAGATTCAACCCCTTACGCCAGGAAGACCGACCATGCAAACCCTCCTCATCCGCAACGCCCACCTGCTGCTGACCATGGACGCCGCCCGCCGCGAGATCGCCGACGGCGCCGTATTCATCCGCGGCAACCGCATCGAGGCCGTCGGCGCCGGCATCGAGCTGCCGCAGACCGCCGACCAGGTCATCGACATGCGCGGCCACCTGGTCATGCCCGGCCTGGTCAACACCCATCACCACATGTACCAGTCGCTGACCCGCGCCGTGCCGGGTGCGCAGGATTGCGAGCTGTTCGACTGGCTGCGCCGGCTCTATCCGATCTGGGCCGGCCTCACGCCCGAGATGATCCGCGTCTCGACCCAGACCGCCATGGCCGAGCTGATCCTCAGCGGCTGCACCACCAGCAGCGACCACCTCTACATCTATCCCAACGGCTGCCGGCTCGACGATGCGATCGAGGGCGCGCAGGAGATCGGCATGCGCTTCCACGCCTGCCGCGGCGCGATGAGCGTGGGCGAATCGCAGGGCGGCCTGCCGCCCGACCGGGTGGTCGAGGACGAGGCCTTCATCCTGCGCGAGTCGCAGCGGCTGATCGAGACCTGGCACGACCCGCGCGACGGCGCCATGCTGCGCGTCGCGCTGGCGCCGTGCTCGCCGTTCTCGGTATCGCAGGACCTGATGCGCGAATCGGCGCGCATGGCGCGCGCCTATGGCGTCGGCCTGCACACCCACCTGGCCGAGACGCCCGGCGACGTGGCCTACAGCCGCGAGCGCTTCGGCCGCACGCCGGCGCAGTACGCCGAGGAGCTCGACTGGCTCGGCGAGGGCGTCTGGCATGCCCACTGCGTCTGCCTCGACGACCACGGCATCGCGCTGTTCGGCCAGAGCCGCACCGGCGTGGCGCACTGCCCCTCGTCGAACATGCGGCTCGGTTCCGGCATCGCCCCGGTCAAGCGCATGCGGGCGGCCGGCGTCGCGGTCGGCCTCGGCGTCGACGGCTCGGCTTCCAACGATTCGGGCCACCTGCTGGCCGAGGCGCGCCAGGCGCTGCTGCTGGCGCGGGTCGGCGGCGACCCGGCCGGCCTCAGGGCGCGCGAGGCGCTCGAGGTCGCCACCCTGGGCGGCGCCGCGGCGCTGGGCCGGCGCGACATCGGCGCGCTGGCGCCGGGCATGTGCGCCGACCTGGTGGCCTTCGACCTCGCCAGCGTCGATTTCGCCGGCGGCCTGCACGACCCGGCCGCCGCGCTGCTGTTCTGCGCGCCGGCCAAGGTCGCGCTGTCGGTGATCGACGGCCGGGTGGTGGTGCGCGACGGCCAGTTGCTCACCGTCGAGCTCGGCCCGCTGGTCGAGCGCCACAACACGCTGGCCCGGCAGCTGGTGAACGGCGAAGCCTGAACGCGCAGCGGCTTTTTGCAGGAGCGGCTTCAGCCGCGAACGGCGATCGGCTCGCCTCCGCCAATCGCGGCTGAAGCCGCGCCTACGAAGACCATGCGCCCAACCCATGAGGAACCCGAGATGGAACGCCTGCCCGACCACGCCCTCGCCCCGGCCAGCCCGGCCGAGCAGGCGCTGCGGCGCGATCTCGCCGCCGCCTACCGGCTGGCCGCGCACCGCGGCTGGGACGACCTGGTCTACACCCACCTGACCGCGCGCGTGCCGGACGAGCCGGGCCACTTCCTGATCAACCGCTTCGGCCTGCATTTCAGCGAGGTAACGGCCTCGAACCTGGTCAAGATCGACGCCGCCGGTCGCGTCGTCGGCGCGCGGCAGCCGGTCAACCCGGGCGGCTTCGCCCTCCACGCCGCGGTGCACGCCGCGCGGCCCGATGCCCACTGCGTGATCCACCTGCACGCCACGGCCGCCGTCGCGGTCTCGGTGCAGGCGCAGGGCCTGTTGCCGCTGTCGCAGCATGCGCTGCGCTTCTACCGCCGCATCGGCTACCACGACTATGGCGGCCTCGACTTCCCGCCGGCCGAGGCCGCCCGCATGGTGGCCGCGCTGGCCGACCACCCTGCCCTGCTGCTGCGCAACCACGGCAGCCTGGTCTGCGGCCGCACGGTGGCGCAGGCCTGGGTGCTGATGGAGACGCTGGAAAAGGCCTG is a genomic window of Chitinimonas koreensis containing:
- the xdhB gene encoding xanthine dehydrogenase molybdopterin binding subunit, with translation MKPFEASPDTLSAGPLGRVGQPQPHESAPLHVAGGAVYIDDIPEVRGTLHAAIGTSTKPHARIKSLDLAAVRAVPGVVTVLTAEDIPGVNDFGPVLHDDPIFSVEEVQYVGQSIFAVIAEDMRIARRAAKLAKVEYEELPAYLDVDAALAQESYVLPSERMVRGDPQAALAAAPHRLKGTVRHGGQDHFYLETHIAYALPKEDGTFLVHSSSQHPGEVQHQVAHALGLHQKDVIIECRRMGGGFGGKESQPGLIAAIAALGARKLGRPVKLRLDRDDDMEITGKRHDFRIDYEVGFDDAGRILGIEFMQATRAGFSADLTGAIADRAMFHADNAYYLEHVGITSHRCKTHTVSNTAYRGFGGPQGMFGIEQVIDEIARTLGRDPLEVRRVNFYGKTERNVTHYRQTIVDNVVHELVEELAASADYAARREAIRAWNAQSPVIKRGIALTPVKFGISFTATHLNQAGALLHLYTDGTALLNHGGTEMGQGLFTKVAQVVAEELQIDIGCIRVTASDTSKVPNASATAASSGADLNGKAAQDAARKIKARLTEFAARHYGVSENEVRFERNQVRVVDTVVPFAELVRLAWFARVSLSATGFYATPKIGYQRKSWSGNPFYYFAYGASVQEVAVDTLTGESKLLRTDILHDVGRSLNPAIDIGQIEGGFIQGMGWLTMEELWWNQNGRLMTHAPSTYKIPTARDIPADFRVKLWERGENAEDSIFRSKAVGEPPFMHAIAVWQAIKDAVAAVDGYRTSPSLNAPATAEEVLRAVDEIKRQAAAR
- a CDS encoding ABC transporter ATP-binding protein → MQTIATPPAPPRLALKGIRKVYPAVVANDGIDLTVAPGEIHAVLGENGAGKSTLMKIIYGVTKPTEGQILWEGKPVTVDSPAHARQLGIGMVFQHFSLFETLSVVENVALAMPGSPDLDDLARRIEAVSTRYGLPVDPRRLVHALSVGERQRVEIIRCLLQNPRLLIMDEPTSVLTPQAVRKLFETLRQLAAEGCSILYISHKLDEIQELCHSATVLRAGKVTGACRPAEETPASMARLMIGKDLPACQHGAPSAGGEVRLRLAGLEQASDDPFGISLKGIDLEVKSGEIVGIAGVSGNGQQELLCAISGEQTLRERKQVEICGTAAGRMSPGRRRKLGFCFVPEERLGRGAVPRMSLADNALLTAHRQGFLWRGLIRFKAVRAFAEQCIRDYNVKCGGPAAEARSLSGGNLQKFIVGREIMQGPKLLVVAQPTWGVDVGAAAFIRQSLIDLRNAGAAILVISEELDELFEICDRLAVIANGRLSPSKPTAQTNVEEIGIWMSGIWDATPSTAQPTGVLAHAA
- the xdhC gene encoding xanthine dehydrogenase accessory protein XdhC; its protein translation is MTAPIAQLESLVRHARPAVLVTVAAVRGSAPREAGAAMLVEAGGCHGTIGGGHLEYKAIDHARAMLAGGAAGSCLVRFPLGASLGQCCGGVVKLLFEPIDAACAGWIAAAAGMQREGRAWLRAHRIGDAPAASVVLGADEAGEALPVAVRTAARALLGADRGEAGRDEAGRGEAALLTLGADQGDWLLAPSFPAGLHVALFGAGHVGRAIVELLGRLPCRVSWIDGREEEFLPVPPANTRTVVAEAPEDWVADMPADTVYLVLTHDHSLDFTLAERILKRGDFRFFGLIGSQSKRRSFEQRLRHRGFDEGQLARMHCPIGVPGVAGKEPEVIAVAVAAQLMQLRAQSAVAGLQRRRPSQEAPPG
- a CDS encoding ABC transporter permease, with product MLLKLESRAEPSRAMRYASPLLAVVLTLLGGLLVFSALGKDPVEGFKVFFLNPVRDLDGIAELLLKATPLMLISVGLAVGFRASIWNIGAEGQFLVGALAGGGLALAFPDSQSPLLLPAMLVAGAAGGAAWAAIPAFLRTRFNANEILVSLMLVYVAQLLLSWLVHGPWMDPDGFNFPQTRQFQDSALLPALIEGTRLNAAFMVALGALLAGYVFMNRSFLGYKMRVAGEAGDAARYAGFSARATVWIGLLAGGAMAGVAGVSEVAGPVGQITEFVGSGYGFAAIIVAFVGRLHPVGILFASLLMSLLYIGGEQAQQYLNLPSSISKVFQGMLLFFLLASDVFINYRLRWTARRAVRPAAVPAAAQ
- a CDS encoding ABC transporter permease, which translates into the protein METHLFTAILFATIVAATPLVIVALGELVTEKAGVLNLGAEGMMAVGAIAAFATAHHSGSPWLGMLAGIGAGVALSLLFGVLTLTFMANQVASGLALAIFGVGLSGFIGKPYESVALPTVPALPIPLLADLPLIGPALFQQQPLVYLSWALFALVSWFLYRSRAGLVLRALGESPSSAHAIGYPVIAIRYLATAFGGAMAGLGGAFLSVCYTPMWVEGMVAGRGWIALALVVFATWRPLRVMVGAYLFGGVMISQMFVQGSGLHIEVPTQLLSALPYLATVAVLVVISRNPKLIRLNSPISLGQPYRPDA